The following proteins come from a genomic window of Athalia rosae chromosome 1, iyAthRosa1.1, whole genome shotgun sequence:
- the LOC105690665 gene encoding protein jim lovell-like isoform X4, giving the protein MSGAEVPHADRTSLVKMEGFLNEDDSNVAEVYGVPLNSIVVRVVLSNKGGPKVIHRGFMYTLHKKQPNNIRWRCVGRTLHCRGSLITTADCKKPRIRMQHNHDPDFVAAELARKRYIALGQPPVILGNKKQRIRVVSEDELRSGSTRSGNAKRDDFVSWANWPADDPPSSQHRDTPSPSSCQKDDETKRATRSSSGNSGEFAAPPTEWPTIARQEPRQEQLSPIPTDVIPTVSQTNSAGKGIRIGQSLIRPRTIVPSSSLQSQQMQQHHQTHTQNQHHQQQQQQPKTLVLKAIPLKVKHVSPTTIKMARRQTSAEIPKNPAPAQQPTEVCLRWNSYHSNMQNSFPSLLDSEEFVDVTLACEGRSLKCHKMILSSCSDYLANLLRENPCQHPIILMKDLKFWEVEALVKFMYRGEVNVAHDKLPQLLNAAEALQVKGLAGPSPSSQNSKPPMLIPQPKPSTSQPAISRLTTEAKDSKHHFTGAANVATPPKRSQKRQLSESNENHKPFTKIRLQRPASPVSPVVTVKLEPLDIPLSPTEMFADERDNPSSSSTRYGNLPNDFRGEEGSEGTREVSSTEREINFCEIPGPPDLNDSEEQMEFVPTDFLEQEQDILDEQDGDHEGEDCEDIDDDDIGEELNESNDKDDMPGRRSGDDRDEVDDEENDCEYSEKLSDENNTT; this is encoded by the exons ATGTCGGGTGCCGAAGTACCGCACGCTGATCGGACTTCGCTCGTAAAAATGGAAGGATTTTTGAACGAGGACGATTCCAATGTGGCCGAGGTATACGGCGTCCCCTTGAACTCGATCGTCGTtcgt GTGGTCCTCTCGAACAAAGGTGGTCCCAAGGTGATTCACAGGGGTTTCATGTATACTCTGCACAAGAAACAGCCGAATAACATCCGCTGGAGATGCGTCGGTAGAACGTTGCACTGCCGAGGAAGTTTGATAACGACGGCCGACTGCAAGAAGCCTAGAATTCGGATGCAACACAATCATGATCCTGACTTCGTCGCGGCTGAACTGGCGAGAAAACGGTACATCGCTCTCGGACAACCGCCGGTGATTcttg gaaataaaaagcaacGTATCCGCGTCGTTTCAGAAGACGAGCTCAGGTCCGGATCGACGAGATCGGGTAACGCGAAACGCGACGATTTCGTCTCATGGGCGAACTGGCCGGCTGATGATCCCCCGTCGTCCCAACATCGAGACACCCCGTCCCCGAGCTCTTGCCAAAAAG ACGATGAGACGAAACGAGCGACGCGATCTTCGAGCGGGAACAGCGGCGAATTTGCCGCACCGCCAACCGAATGGCCGACCATCGCCCGGCAGGAGCCCCGACAGGAACAACTTTCACCTATTCCGACGGACG TAATACCCACGGTGTCGCAGACGAATTCAGCCGGCAAAGGTATACGGATAGGGCAGTCGCTCATCAGGCCCAGGACCATCGTACCCTCGTCGTCCCTTCAGTCCCAGCAAATGCAGCAACACCATCAGACGCACACGCAGAATCAAcatcatcagcagcagcagcagcaaccgAAGACCCTGGTTTTGAAGGCGATCCCGTTGAAGGTGAAACATGTCTCGCCGACCACCATAAAAATGGCGCGACGTCAGACGTCCGCCGAAATTCCGAAGAATCCGGCACCCGCGCAGCAGCCGACAGAG GTCTGTTTGCGGTGGAACAGCTATCACAGTAACATGCAGAACAGTTTCCCGTCGTTGCTGGACTCCGAGGAATTCGTCGACGTTACCCTGGCCTGCGAGGGCCGTTCTCTCAAGTGCCACAAAATGATACTATCCTCATGCAGCGATTATCTGGCAAATCTGTTGCGCGAGAATCCCTGCCAGCATCCGATCATCCTGATGAAAGATCTGAAATTCTGGGAGGTCGAAGCTCTTGTGAAATTCATGTACAGAGGGGAAGTGAACGTGGCGCACGACAAACTCCCCCAACTTCTGAACGCCGCTGAGGCGCTGCAGGTGAAAGGGCTGGCCGGTCCCAGCCCCTCGTCGCAG AATTCGAAGCCGCCGATGCTGATTCCTCAACCGAAGCCGTCTACGTCGCAGCCGGCTATCTCGCGATTGACCACCGAAGCCAAAGATTCCAAGCACCATTTTACCGGGGCGGCGAACGTCGCTACGCCCCCGAAACGCAGCCAGAAACGTCAACTCTCCGAATCTAACGAGAACCACAAACCGTTCACAAAAATTCGACTGCAACGCCCCGCCAGTCCGGTCTCACCGGTGGTCACGGTGAAACTCGAGCCTCTGGACATACCTCTGAGTCCTACGGAAATGTTCGCCGACGAGCGCGACAACCCCTCCTCATCTTCTACTCGGTACGGAAACCTTCCGAACGACTTCCGCGGCGAGGAGGGCTCCGAGGGGACCAGGGAGGTCAGCAGCACCGAGCGGGAGATAAACTTTTGCGAAATACCGGGACCGCCCGACCTCAACGACAGCGAGGAACAAATGGAATTCGTACCGACGGACTTTTTGGAACAGGAACAGGATATTTTGGACGAACAAGACGGTGACCACGAGGGGGAAGATTGCGAGGacatcgacgacgatgacaTTGGCGAAGAATTGAACGAGTCGAACGACAAAGACGACATGCCGGGGCGAAGGAGTGGCGACGATAGGGACGAGGTGGACGACGAGGAGAACGACTGCGAATATTCGGAGAAACTCTCCGACGAGAATAACACGACGTAA
- the LOC105690665 gene encoding protein jim lovell-like isoform X2, with protein MTDQLLPNRWVEEIFCIVTTESRTSMSGAEVPHADRTSLVKMEGFLNEDDSNVAEVYGVPLNSIVVRVVLSNKGGPKVIHRGFMYTLHKKQPNNIRWRCVGRTLHCRGSLITTADCKKPRIRMQHNHDPDFVAAELARKRYIALGQPPVILEDELRSGSTRSGNAKRDDFVSWANWPADDPPSSQHRDTPSPSSCQKDDETKRATRSSSGNSGEFAAPPTEWPTIARQEPRQEQLSPIPTDVIPTVSQTNSAGKGIRIGQSLIRPRTIVPSSSLQSQQMQQHHQTHTQNQHHQQQQQQPKTLVLKAIPLKVKHVSPTTIKMARRQTSAEIPKNPAPAQQPTEVCLRWNSYHSNMQNSFPSLLDSEEFVDVTLACEGRSLKCHKMILSSCSDYLANLLRENPCQHPIILMKDLKFWEVEALVKFMYRGEVNVAHDKLPQLLNAAEALQVKGLAGPSPSSQNSKPPMLIPQPKPSTSQPAISRLTTEAKDSKHHFTGAANVATPPKRSQKRQLSESNENHKPFTKIRLQRPASPVSPVVTVKLEPLDIPLSPTEMFADERDNPSSSSTRYGNLPNDFRGEEGSEGTREVSSTEREINFCEIPGPPDLNDSEEQMEFVPTDFLEQEQDILDEQDGDHEGEDCEDIDDDDIGEELNESNDKDDMPGRRSGDDRDEVDDEENDCEYSEKLSDENNTT; from the exons ATGACGGATCAATTGTTAC CGAATCGGTGGGTGGAAGAAATCTTTTGCATCGTTACAACGGAATCAAGGACATCGATGTCGGGTGCCGAAGTACCGCACGCTGATCGGACTTCGCTCGTAAAAATGGAAGGATTTTTGAACGAGGACGATTCCAATGTGGCCGAGGTATACGGCGTCCCCTTGAACTCGATCGTCGTtcgt GTGGTCCTCTCGAACAAAGGTGGTCCCAAGGTGATTCACAGGGGTTTCATGTATACTCTGCACAAGAAACAGCCGAATAACATCCGCTGGAGATGCGTCGGTAGAACGTTGCACTGCCGAGGAAGTTTGATAACGACGGCCGACTGCAAGAAGCCTAGAATTCGGATGCAACACAATCATGATCCTGACTTCGTCGCGGCTGAACTGGCGAGAAAACGGTACATCGCTCTCGGACAACCGCCGGTGATTcttg AAGACGAGCTCAGGTCCGGATCGACGAGATCGGGTAACGCGAAACGCGACGATTTCGTCTCATGGGCGAACTGGCCGGCTGATGATCCCCCGTCGTCCCAACATCGAGACACCCCGTCCCCGAGCTCTTGCCAAAAAG ACGATGAGACGAAACGAGCGACGCGATCTTCGAGCGGGAACAGCGGCGAATTTGCCGCACCGCCAACCGAATGGCCGACCATCGCCCGGCAGGAGCCCCGACAGGAACAACTTTCACCTATTCCGACGGACG TAATACCCACGGTGTCGCAGACGAATTCAGCCGGCAAAGGTATACGGATAGGGCAGTCGCTCATCAGGCCCAGGACCATCGTACCCTCGTCGTCCCTTCAGTCCCAGCAAATGCAGCAACACCATCAGACGCACACGCAGAATCAAcatcatcagcagcagcagcagcaaccgAAGACCCTGGTTTTGAAGGCGATCCCGTTGAAGGTGAAACATGTCTCGCCGACCACCATAAAAATGGCGCGACGTCAGACGTCCGCCGAAATTCCGAAGAATCCGGCACCCGCGCAGCAGCCGACAGAG GTCTGTTTGCGGTGGAACAGCTATCACAGTAACATGCAGAACAGTTTCCCGTCGTTGCTGGACTCCGAGGAATTCGTCGACGTTACCCTGGCCTGCGAGGGCCGTTCTCTCAAGTGCCACAAAATGATACTATCCTCATGCAGCGATTATCTGGCAAATCTGTTGCGCGAGAATCCCTGCCAGCATCCGATCATCCTGATGAAAGATCTGAAATTCTGGGAGGTCGAAGCTCTTGTGAAATTCATGTACAGAGGGGAAGTGAACGTGGCGCACGACAAACTCCCCCAACTTCTGAACGCCGCTGAGGCGCTGCAGGTGAAAGGGCTGGCCGGTCCCAGCCCCTCGTCGCAG AATTCGAAGCCGCCGATGCTGATTCCTCAACCGAAGCCGTCTACGTCGCAGCCGGCTATCTCGCGATTGACCACCGAAGCCAAAGATTCCAAGCACCATTTTACCGGGGCGGCGAACGTCGCTACGCCCCCGAAACGCAGCCAGAAACGTCAACTCTCCGAATCTAACGAGAACCACAAACCGTTCACAAAAATTCGACTGCAACGCCCCGCCAGTCCGGTCTCACCGGTGGTCACGGTGAAACTCGAGCCTCTGGACATACCTCTGAGTCCTACGGAAATGTTCGCCGACGAGCGCGACAACCCCTCCTCATCTTCTACTCGGTACGGAAACCTTCCGAACGACTTCCGCGGCGAGGAGGGCTCCGAGGGGACCAGGGAGGTCAGCAGCACCGAGCGGGAGATAAACTTTTGCGAAATACCGGGACCGCCCGACCTCAACGACAGCGAGGAACAAATGGAATTCGTACCGACGGACTTTTTGGAACAGGAACAGGATATTTTGGACGAACAAGACGGTGACCACGAGGGGGAAGATTGCGAGGacatcgacgacgatgacaTTGGCGAAGAATTGAACGAGTCGAACGACAAAGACGACATGCCGGGGCGAAGGAGTGGCGACGATAGGGACGAGGTGGACGACGAGGAGAACGACTGCGAATATTCGGAGAAACTCTCCGACGAGAATAACACGACGTAA